A part of Phoenix dactylifera cultivar Barhee BC4 chromosome 2, palm_55x_up_171113_PBpolish2nd_filt_p, whole genome shotgun sequence genomic DNA contains:
- the LOC103720918 gene encoding uncharacterized protein LOC103720918 translates to MQAMAAKYIGAAVASFAIVYVVDTAIAEKKIFGGTTPKTVADKEWWKATDQKFQAWPRTAGPPVVMNPISRQNFIVKFHEA, encoded by the exons CTATGGCTGCCAAATACATTGGAGCTGCAGTGGCATCCTTTGCAATCGTATATGTAGTCGATACAGCTATTGCTGAGAAGAAGATATTTGGAG GCACCACTCCCAAGACTGTTGCTGACAAGGAGTGGTGGAAAGCAACTGATCAAAAGTTCCAGGCCTGGCCTCGAACCGCTGGACCACCAGTTGTCATGAACCCCATCAGCCGTCAGAATTTCATTGTCAAGTTCCATGAAGCTTAG